In Kribbella amoyensis, the genomic stretch GCCGAACTGCCTAGGCTTAGGGACGGATCTTTCAGGAATTTCGGACGTCCGTCAAATGATCGGCCGCGACACCTCCGCGCCGGGACCGGCGGAGCGCGGCCGGGATAGTACTGTCCGAGGCAGTCCGAGAGAGGAGCGCCGGCAGTTGCAGTGGCATCGGGGGACGGAGGACGAGCCGGTCAGCATCGGCGTCGTCGGCCCGCGGGACATGGTCCAGCAGATCCTGCTCATGGAGGAGGCGGCCGGCGCCCGGAACTGGCGGCTGGTCGGTGCGGCGCACGACCGGGAACGGCAGGCGTACGACCAGGTCCAGAAGGTGGCCGGCAGTGTCGACGTCATCCTGTTCACCGGCCCGCTGCAGTACGACCTGGCACGGGAGGCCGGTGAGCTCACCGTGCCGTCGACGTTCGTCCCGGTCAGCGGCGCGTCGCTGTACTCCAGCATCATCCGGGGCCTGATGGCCGGCACCCTCGATCCGTCCCGGGTGAGCATCGACTCGATCTCGGCGGCCGAGGTCGAGGTCGCGTACGCCGACATCGGCGTCAGCACCGAGCGCGTGCACACCCTGGAGTACCGCGACACCGGGTCGGTGGACGAGTTCGTCGAGTTCCACCGCAAGCTGTCCGAGGAGGGCCTGACGTCGACCGCGCTGACGACGGTGAAGTCCGTCGCCCAGCGGCTGAGCGAGGTCGACGTCCCGGCGCTGCGGCTGATCCCGCCGGCGAACACGATCCGGATCGCACTCAACACCGCGGCGCTGCTCGGCGCGGGCAGTATCCGCGGCGACTCGCAGATCGTCATGGTGGTCGTCCAGGTCGCGCCGTCCTCGCGCCCGGTCAGCAGCGGGCCGCAGGGCTATCGGTACCTCGAGCTGATCCTCGGCCTGCACCAGCTGCTGCTCGCCGAGCTCGGTGAACTCGGCGTCGCCATCGCCCAGCGAGACGCGGACACGTTCGTCATCACGGCGACCCGTGGTTCGCTCGCCCAGCTGACCGACCGGCTGCAGTCGCCGCGGTTCGTCGACCGGGTCCGCGCGGAGACGGGCATCATCACCGACCTCGGTGTCGGTGTAGGGGAGACGCCCCGGGCCGCCGAGGAGCACGCGTACGCCGCGCTGGCGCGATCCCGTGCGTCCACCGACGCGCCCGCGTACCTCGTCCGTCCGGACGGCAGCGCGACGGCCCTGTCGGGTCCGCCGGATCAGCCGGCTTCGAGCGAGCCGCCGACGAGCTGGTCGAAGGCCGCCGAGACGCTGGCCCGGATCGTCGAGGTACTGTCGCTGAAACCAGGCGAACCGGTCGTGGTCGACGCGGAAGCCGTGGCCGACGGCCTCGGCGTCACCCCTCGCAGCGCTCGCCGCATGCTCGTCACCCTGGTCGACGCCGGCCTGGCGTGGCCGATGCCGTCGGTCCAGTCCTCCCGGGGCGGCCGCCCGCGGCAGCAGTTCCGCCTCGTCCTCGAGTAGCCCTGAACTTCACCGGCCCGACCACTCAAGGCTTTACGGCGTGACCAAAGGGCGGTTCAGTCCGACAACCCTGGCAGCTTCCGCCGAGTGCCCAGGTCGATCCGGTAGGGCGGGGTGCCGGTGGGGGAGCGGACCTCGATCAGCCGGCCCGGGTGGAGGTCCGGGTCGATCCGGTACAGGTCGGCCAGCTTCGTGTCCGCGGACCGGTCGCCGGCGTCGGCGGCGACCAGTAGCGCGGCCAGTTCGTCGGTCGGGCCGAGGTCCATCGACAGGTCGTCGGCCATCGCGCCGAACCCGTCCCACAACAGCAGCTCGTCGCCCCGCAGATGCGCGAGCTGCAGGAACACGTAGTCCCGGATGAACCAGCCGCCGCGGATCGGCAGGTCCGGCGCCACCCCGTACAGGTCGCCGTCGATCTCCCCGGCGCGGAACGCCAGCCACACCTCGGCCGCCGACCGGAACCGGCCCGCCGGGATGTCGTGCACGTCGAACCCCCAGTGCTCGGCCGGGCCGATCTGCGGGTCGACCTGGTTCCAGCGGCCGCGGTCGAAGTACTCCACGATCACGTGGTCGTGGTGGAACCCGGGCGTGAAGTACGACGCGAACCCGATCCGGCTGCGGGCCGGGATCCCCTGGTGCCGCAGCATCGCGACGGCCAGCAAGGTGAAGTCGCGGCAGCAGCCGGCGACGCGGTCGACCGGCTCGCGGGGTGTCGTCAACGGGACCGCGTTGCGCTGTTGGTCGCAGGCGAGGATCTCGTCGACCCAGCGGTGGTTCACCTCCTCCAACCGATCAGGGGTGAACTCGACCTCGCCCCCTCGGTAGTGGATCAGCAGGTTGCGGACGACGTCGGTCAGGCCGGCGATGTCGGTGGGGACCGCGTCCAGCAGTCCGGCGTACCGGCCGGGGTCGCTGTAGGCGGTCTGGCGGGTGTGGTCCATCAGGCGGTTCCTCGGTTCGGGCGGGCGCTGTCGGCCCGGATCGGCTGGGCGATGTCGACGGCCGGGTCGGAGCCGGCCAGCTCGCGGAAGTGCCGGTGGTAGATCTCCCGGACGGACCCGGTCTCCGGCCAGGCGGCCCGGCGGACCTCGTCCTGGAGCAGGTCGTAGGCGAGCATGATCCGCGGATACGCGCACTCGTCCTTGGTGATCGTGCAGTACGCCTCGGTGTGCGCGGGCTCGACCCGGATCGTGATCGGCCCGGCCGGGTCGACCAGTCCGGTGAACGGGACGCACACCTCGACGGTCGCCTCGCTCTCCGGGGTGACCGAGCCGTGGTAGATCACCCAGGACCCACCCGGAAGCTCCGCGCCGGCGGCCTCCAGATGGGCCCGGATCTCCATCGTCGAGGTGACGATCACGCCCATCAGCGACTGCTGGTCGGTGTCGGCCCGGATCGCGGCGATCTTCGTCTCCGGTACTTCGCGGAGCCGGACCGGCCGCGGCGGCAACCCCGGTGAGCCGGCCCGGATCAGCCGGTCTCGCAGGTACTCCAGCGTCGCCCGCCGGGACGCGCTGGTCGCCTCCTCGGCCGCCCACCACCGGTCCAGCCGGATCAGGGCCTCCTCGTCGGACCCGGCCAGCACCTCCGCGATCGTGCTCAGCGGCATGTCGAGCTGGCGGAGCACGCTGATCCGGCGGGCCCGTTCCAGCTGCGACTCGTCGTACCGGCGGTAGCCGCTGACCGGGTCGACGCGGGCCGGGGCGAGCAGCCCGGACACGTCGTACAACCGCAGCGCCTTGTGGGACAGCCCCGCCCGCCGGCCGAACTCGCTGATCGTCAGCTCGACAACCTGTGCCATGCGCCTACTCAACACCCTGCCCCTGGGGCAAAGTGAAGTCCGGCCGCAAAACCCGTGGTCAAGTCCGCGGGTCCGGTCGATGATGGGGTGCATGGCCGCCGAGCCCGTAGGCGAGCAGTGCGGACCAGCGCAGGTGGTGGAGATCGCCTGTGACGAGTCCGGGTTTTCCGGGACCAATCTGCTCGACCAGGACGCCCGGGTACTCGCGCACGCCAGCGTCCGGATCGATGACGAGGCGGCCGCCGACTGCGTGGCCCTGCTCCGGGCCAGCTCGCCGTACCCGGTCCGGGAGTACAAGTCCGCCCAGTTGCTGCGGCCCGACCAGCGGCCGGTCCTGAGCTGGTTCCTCGGTCCGGACGGACCGTTGCTCGGGCAGGCGGCGGTGCAGCTGACAGACAAGCGGTTCCTGGTCGCGGGACGGATCAGCGGCCTGTTCGCCGGGGAGTTGAGCTACGTCACCGGGACGAGCCTGGACCGGGACCACCGTGCCGTCGCGCTCGCGCGGGTGCTGCACCATCAAGGTCCGGCGACGTTCGGTCCGGTCCGGTGGAAGTCGTTGCTCAAGGCATTCATCAGCTTGCTGCGGGCCAAGAACCACGGCCAGTACCTGACCCGGACCGAGGCGTTCCTCGCGGTCGCCGCGGAGTACGAGGCGGACGAGGCGCTGCCGATCAGCGAGCCGCTGCGGCTGATCCGGACCGGCCGGCCGCGCCTGCTCGCCTTGCAGGACAGGCTTTTCGACGACCGGACCCTGATCCCGCCGTTGGAGGTGATGATCCCCGCGCTACTGGAGACGAGCCTGCACTGGGCTGGTCCGGGCCGTCAGGTCGCGGTGATCCACGACGAGCAGAGTGCCCTGACGGTCCACCGGATCGCCCAACTCAACCAGCTGCTGACGGTGGAGTCGGACAGCCTGCTCACCCTCGAACAGGCCGACTCGCGGACCGATCCCCGGGTCCAGGTCGCCGACCTGCTGGCCGGTGCCGCCCGGCAGATCGCCACCGCGGAGCTCCGAGGCGAGGGCGACCCGACCCTGACGACCTTGTTACGGCCCTACCTCGGCCCGCACGCGATCTGGTCCCACCCGACCAGCTGGTCCCGCCTCTCGGCCTGAGCGATCCGGCGTCCGGAGTTCGACGAGGCGGAACGCTCCCGTGGCCGCCGCGAGCGCCCCGGCCAGTACCTGGGCGACCAGGACCAGAGCGAGCCCGCCCCCACCGGCCGCGTCGAACGGTGACCCCGGAGCGAGCAGGATGACGACCTGGTACAGGCCCGAGCAGAGCATCGAGCCGGAGCCGATCCACGCCGCACCGAGCGGCCACCAGATGCGCCGACTCCGGCCGGAGACCAGGACGCCCAGCCCGAACAGTCCGGCGAATGCGAGCACGGCCGACGCCGCGTCCATCGCCTGCTGAGGAAGATCGCGGTCCGCCACCGGCAGCCCCGCCTGCCCACCGAGGGCCCAGTACAGCCGCAGGGCGACGACCACGGCGGTAAGGATGCCGACGGCAACGGTCACCAGGATCTGGACCTCACGAGCCGGGCTGTACTCCCCGCGCTCGCTGAGCGTCCGTCCCCACCGGGCGCGGACGTGGTGGGCGAAGGCGGCGGCAAGCCCGAGGCCCTGCAGGATGAACCCGGTGTACACGATGGCGTACACCCAGCCCCGCAGGCCGTTCTCCGGATCCCCACTCGCGGTGCCCGCACCGGTGATCAGTTCGGCGGCGAGGCCGAGTGGCGCCGCCAGCATCACCGGGGCGAGCAGTCCGGCGGCGACCCACATCGGGAACAGCAACGACCACACCGGCAGCCGTCGTCCCCAGTCCCGCACCAGGGCCAGCGTCAGCACGGCCGCGACGAGCTCCATCGCCGCGGTCAGCAGGTTGCCCGTCACGAAGGCCGGCGAGCTCATCAGGTCCGGCTGGGCCAGCCCCAGGTCGCTGCCGAGGAGCCAGGCCGTCTTGAGGCTGAGGTAGGGCAGCATGGCGACGACGGTGAGGTAGCCGATCGCTCTGGCCGTGGCGGTGTTCACCCCACCGAGTCTGTCGCCGCCCACCGCGCGGTACTTCCCTCCCGCGAGTGCCGTATCTCACCCGCGCGAGGGACCGCGGTCACAGCGCGCGGAGCAGGACCAGGCAGCGGGGTGCGAGTGGTACGACGGCGCCGGCTTCCACTTCGGTGACGCCGGACTCGGAGGTGTCCAGGACGACCTCGTACGCCGGGGCCCAGGACGCGTCCGGGACGACGACCTGGCGCGCTTCCGGGGTCGCGTTCAGCGCCAGCAGGAACGAGTGGTCCACCAACACGTTGCCCTCGACATCGGTCCCGCGGAGCGCGTCGCCGGCCAGGAACATCCCGAGCGTGCGCAGGCTCCCGTCGAACCAGTCGGCATCCGTCATCTCACCACCGTGCGGCGCGATCCAGGACAGGTCCTTGCGCCCACCCGGGACCACCGGCTGACCGGAGAAGTAGTGCCACTGCCGCAACGTCGGATGGGCGGCCCGGAGCGCGAGCAGCTTCTTGGTCAGCGCCAGGTGATCCGCCCACTGCGCCGGCAGCGACCAGTCGAACCAGGAGAGCTCGCTGTCCTGGCAGTACGCGTTGTTGTTGCCGTACTGCGTCCGCCCGCACTCGTCGCCCGCGGTGATCATCGGCACGCCGGTGGACAGCACCAGCGTGGACATCAGGTTCGCCATCTGGCGTTTGCGCAGCGCGATCACGGCCCGGTCGTCGGTCTCGCCCTCGACCCCGCAGTTCCAGGACCGGTTGTCGTCGGTGCCGTCGCGGTTGTCCTCGTGGTTCGCCTCGTTGTGCTTGTGGTCGTACGAGACCAGGTCGCGCAGGGTGAACCCGTCGTGCGCGGTGACGAAGTTGATCGACGCGTACGGGTACCGGCCGTCGTCGCCGTACAGGTCGCTCGAGCCGGACAGCCGGTACGCGAGGTCCTTGACGCCGTCGGAGGAGTTCCGCCAGACGTCGCGGACGCTGTCGCGGAACTTGCCGTTCCACTCCGACCAGGGCGTGCCGAAGTTGCCGACCTGGTAACCGTACGGGCCGACGTCCCACGGTTCCGAGATCAGCTTGACCCGGCCGAGCACCGGATCCGCGGCCACCTCGGCCAGGAACGGGTGGTCGAGGGTGTCCACCTCGTGCCGTTCGTTGCGGATCAGCGTCACCGCCAGGTCGAACCGGAACCCGTCGACGCCCATCTCCTCGACCCAGTACCGCAGCGAGTCCATCACCAGCCGGCGGACCTGCGGGTGCGCGGTGTTGACCGAGTTGCCGGTGCCGGTCACGTCGTACATCGCGCCGCCGTGGGCGAGCCGGTAGTACGCCCGGTTGTCCAGGCCGCGGAAGCTCAGCGTCGGGCCGTCGGTCCCGCTCTCGGCGGTGTGGTTGTACACGACGTCGAGGATCACCTCGATCCCGGCGGCGTGGAACGCGGCCACCATCGCCTTGAACTCGGCCACCTGCTCACCGGCCGAACCCGCCGACGAGAACGGCGCGTGCGGGCTGAAGTAGTTCAGCGAGTTGTAGCCCCAGTAGTTCGGCAGGCCACGGGCCGCGATCGACGGCTCGGTGAGGAAGTGGTGGATCGGCAGCAGTTCGACCGAGGTGACGCCGAGGTCGGTCAGGTACCGGATCACGGAGGGGTGCGCGAGCCCGGCGTACGTGCCGCGCTGGTGCTCGGGCACGTCCGGGTGGAGCTTGGTGAAGCCCTTCGTGTGCAGTTCGTAGACGACCGTCTCACTCCACGTCACCGGCCGGCTGATCGGCGGGGGCGGCGGCGAGTCCGCGACCACCACGCCGACCGGGACGTGCCCAGCCGAGTCGCCGTCGGAGGAGTCGTAGATCAGCGGGCTGCCGTGGTCGAGTTCGCCGTCGACGGCCCGGGCGTACGGGTCGAGCAGCAGCTTGGCCGGGGAGAACCGCAGCCCCTGCGCCGGGTCGAACGGCCCGTGCACGCGGTACCCGTACCGCTGGCCGTGGCCGACGCCGGCGACGAACCCGGTCCAGTACTCGCCGGTGTGCGCGAGGTCGAGGTTGCGCTGGCCGCCGTCGGCGTCGATCAGGGTCAGCTCGACCCGCTCGGCGGCCGGCGCCCACACGGTGAAGGTGGTGCCGTCGGACTGGACCACCGCCCCCAGCCGGGGGTCCGGTCCGGGGGAGGGGCCGAGCGCGTTCGGGGCGGCCTGGGCTTCGGTCACCGGCACATTCTGCCCATGACCTGTCAAAGAAGCTGCAGGGGTGTGCTGAGATGCACGTAACGATTTGCTGATGTGCGGGAGAGGCTGGTTGCGAACGCCTGTGCGCAATGATAGAAACGCAAAGACCGTTACTAAGTTACCTGACCCACCCTACGTCAGGTGACAGGTTGGCCGGCCCTACTCCTGGCCGGCGTCGCCACCCGACACGTTCCCCAGGGGAGCCGAGGAGAAGAATGCGAATCCCATCAGTCGTGGCCGGACTCGTGCTGGCCGCCACCGCGCTCACCGCTTGTGGCGGGGGCACCGACCAGGCCGGCGACACGAAGGTCCCCGACGACCCGTCCCAGGTGAAGGGTGACATCACCTACGCGATCTGGGACGTGAACCAGCAGCCCGCGATGCAGGAGATCGTGAAGGCGTTCAACGCCAAGTACCCGAACGTCAAGGTGTCCATCTCGCTGGCCACCTTCGACCAGTACTTCACCAAGCTGAAGACCCAGGGCACGTCCGACAACCTGCCCGACGTGTTCTGGATGAACGGCCCGAACTTCCAGCTGTTCGCCGCGAACGACCAGCTCGCCAAGCTCGACGGCCTGACCGAGGCCAAGCAGCTCGACCCGGCGAACTACCCGAAGGCGCTGAACGACCTCTACACGCTCGACGGCACCCAGTACGGCGTCCCGAAGGACTACGACACGGTCGCCCTCTGGTACAACAAGAAGCTCTTCGCCGACGCCAAGGTGCAGCCGCCGACGGCGGACTGGACCTGGGACGACTACAAGGCGGCCGCGGCGAAGCTGAAGGCCGCGCTCGGCCCGAAGGGCATCTTCGCCACCGGTGACACGCTCGGCAACCAGGCCGACTACTACCCGGCGATGCTGAGCAACGGCGGCTACGTGATCAAGGACGGCAAGTCCGGCTACGGCGACCCGAAGTCGGTCGAGGCGCTGCAGTTCTGGTCCGACATGGTGAAGAACGGCTACACCCCGACCGCGGCGCAGAACGCCGAGACCAAGAGCCAGGACCGCTTCTTCGACGGCAAGGCCGCGATGATGTGGAACGGCAACTGGGTCGTCTCGGCCGCGATCAAGTCCCAGCACAAGGACGACTTCACCGTCGTTCCGTTGCCGAAGGCCCCCGGTGGCGAGCGGAAGACGGTGATCCACGGGATCGCCAACGTGATGAGCGCCAAGACCAAGAACCCCGAGGCGTCGGCCGCGTTCCTGGCCTTCCTCGGCGGCAAGGACGCCGCGCTGATCCAGGCCAAGGCGGGCGCCGCCAACCCGGCCTTCACCGGCACCCAGGGCGACTTCGTCAACTCCGTGCCCGGGTACAACCTGAAGACCTACATCGAGGCGGCCGAGCAGTACGCCGAGCCGTACCCGGTCTCCAAGGACACCGCGGTGTGGAACAAGCTGGAGACCGACCAGATCGCGGCCGCTTTCGGCGGGGACAAGCCGATGTCCGAGATCGGCCCCGAGGTCGCGAAGCAGATGGACGAGGCACTGGGCAAGGAGAAATGAGCTCTGCCACCGACGTGACCCGCTCGTCCGGCCGGACCACCCGGCCGGACGGCGGGCGGCGCGCCCCGGTCCGGCGACGGCCGGCCGGCGACGGCGGGTGGCCGTGGCTGTTCGTCCTGCCGACCTTCCTCGGCGTCGTCGTCTTCTACCTCTGGCCGCTGGTCAAGACGCTGTACACCAGCTTCACCGACACCGGCCCGTTCGGCGGCAGCACCTGGGCCGGCGCGGCGAACTACAGCGCGCTGGTGACCGACGGCGAGGTGTACCGGGCCATCGTCAACACGGTCGTCTACACCGCGATCGTGCTGCTCGGGATCCCGCTGGCGACGCTGTTCGCGAGCCTGCTGAACCGGCCGAACCTGCGCTTCGCGATGGTGTACCGGACGCTGTTCTTCCTGCCGTACGTGGCGATGCCGACCGCGATCTCGCTGGTCTGGCGACTCATCTACAACGGTGACTACGGCGTCCTGAACCAGGTGCTCGGCGTGGTCGGCGTGGACGGGCCGTCGTGGATCACGCAGGAGTGGTTCGCGTTGATCGCGGTCGCGCTGCTCGGGTTGTGGATGTCGATCGGCTTCAACATGATCGTGCTGTCGGCCGGGCTGAAGGGCATCCCCGGCGAGCTGTACGAGGCGGCGTCGCTGGACGGCGCGAGCTCGGCCCAGCAGTTCCGCCAGATCACGGTGCCGCTGCTGAGCCCGTCGATCTTCTTCCTGTCGGTGATCACCACGATCGCCGGGTTCCAGTTGTTCGACCAGCTGTTCGCGCTGCTCGGCCCGACCAACCCGGTGATGCCGAAGACGCAGTCGCTGGTGTTCCTGTTCTACGACGCCGCCTTCGTCGGCAACGACCGCGGGTACGCCGCGGCGGTGGCGATCCTGATCCTGGCCGTGGTCGGGGTGCTGACCCTGTTCCAGTTCCGGTTCCAGCGGAGGTGGGTGAACTATGGCTGAGCTGTCCCCGAAGCTTTCCTCGGCACGCTCGTCCCGGCGGGCCGACCAGGCCAGGCTGGGCAGCAACCGGGTCGCGCACGTGGTGCTGATCCTCGGCAGCCTGGTGATGATGTTCCCGTTCCTGTGGCAGCTGAAGATGGCGTTCTCCAGCCAGGCCGAGATCCAGGCGATCCCGCCGAAGCTGCTGCCCGGCGAACTGCGCTGGAGCAACTTCACCGAGGTGTTCGAGCGGCTGCCGTTCCTGGATCAGTTCTGGGTGTCGGTCGCGGTCACGGCCGGCCGGACCATCGGCCAGCTGGTGCTGTGCTCGATGGCCGGCTACGCGTTCGCCCGGATGTCTTTCCGGTTCAAGGGGGTCATGCTCGCGCTGATCCTGTCGATCCTGATGGTGCCGAGCCAGGTGTACCTGATCCCGCAGTACCAGATCGTCCAGCAGCTCGGCTGGCTGGACTCGATCCAGGGCATCGTTGCCCCCGGCATCTTCAGTGCGTTCGGCACGTTCCTGATGATGCAGTTCTTCAAGTCGATCCCGGCCGAGCTGGAGGAAGCCGCCCGGCTGGACGGCTGCAACCCGTGGCAGACGTTCTGGAAGGTCGTCCTGCCGGTCGCCAAACCGGGGCTGATCTCGCTGGCGATCATCACCGTGCTGGCCTCCTGGGCGGACCTGCTCTGGCCGCTGGTGGTCACCTCGTCGCCCGAGCAGATGCCGCTCGCGGTCGGCCTGGCCACGCTGAGCGGGTACCAGGGCAGCATCTCGCCCGGTGTCCTGATGGCCGCCGCGCTGATGGCGATGGCTCCCGTGCTGATCCTGTTCGTCGTCCTGCAGCGCCGGGTCGTCGAGGGGATCGCGTTCTCCGGACTGAAGTAGTTCTCGAGCAGAAGGAAACTGATGAGTGAACCAGACCTGTCCGGTCCGACCGCCGGACCGACAGTGGGCCTGATCGGCGCGGGCAACATCTCGCACGTGCACGCCGCCGCGTGGAAGGCACTCGGCGCCCGGGTGCTGGTGCACTCGCACGCGGGCGCCGCCGAAGTGGCCGAGCAGTACGGCTTCGAGGCGGTCGACTCGCTCGACGAGGTGCTCGCCCAGGTGGAGTTCGTCGACATCGTCACGCCGTCGGCGACGCACAAGGAGCTCACCCTGGCCGCGATCAAGGCCGGCCGGGACGTGATCTGCGAGAAGCCGCTCACGCTCACCGCGGCCGACTCGCACGAGCTGTTCGAGGCCGCCGCGGCCGCCGGGGTGCGGATCTACCCGGCGCACGTGGTCCGCTTCTTCCCGGCGTACTCGGCCGCGTACGCCGCGGTCCGGGGCGGCCGGATCGGCGAGGTCGCGGTGGCCCGGTTCTTCCGGCAGGCGAGCTCGCCCGCGGGCGCCGGCTGGTACCGGGACGTGGCCCGCTCCGGCGGCGTGATCATGGACCTGATGGTGCACGACCTCGACCAGGCCCGGTGGATCTGCGGCGAGGTGACCAGCGTGTACGCCGTGCAGAGTCCGCCGACCGTGGACGGGATCTCGCCGGTCAACGTGGCCGCGCACGTCACCCTCACCCACGCCTCCGGTGCGATCAGCCACCTCCGGGCGACCTGGGGCGCGACCGGGACGCAGTTCAAGTCCGGCTTCTCCATCGCCGGGTCGACCGGCGTGCTGGAGTACTCGTCGGCCGAGGACACCGGGTACGCCGAGGAGCTCCAGGACGGCGCGACCGGTGGAGACCTGCTGATCCCGGCGTCCACGCTCGGTGAGAGCCCGTACCTGATCCAGTTGCGCGAGCTCGCCGCCGCGCTGCGCGGTGGACCCGAGCCGCGCGTCACCGCCGCCGACGGCGCTACCGCGGTGTACCTCGCCGAGGCGGCCCGCGAGTCGATGGCCACCGGGGCCACGATCGACATGACCACCTGGAAACCTTCCCCGTCCCACCACCGGGGTCAGGTTGACCCCGCAGGAGTTGTCGCATGAGCCTCAAGGTCGCGATCGCCTCGTTCGCGCACACCCACGCCGCGTCGTACGCGTCGCTGCTCGCCGCGTTGCCCGATGTAGAGGTGCTGGCGTCCGACCCGGACGGCGCCGCCGCTCCGGACAGCGGTCCGCGCGGTGCCGAGTTCGCCGCGTCGCTGGGCGTGGACTACGTCGACACGTACGACGAGCTGTTCGGGTGGGGCCCGGATGCGGTCGTGGTGACGAGCGAGAACGCACTGCACCGCGAACTGGTCGAGCGGGCCGCCGCGGTCGGCGCGCACGTGCTCTGCGAAAAGCCGCTCGCCACCGAGGTCGCCGACGGCGAGGCCATGCTGGCCGCGTGTGAGGCGGCGGGCGTGATCCTGATGACCGCGTACCCGGTCCGCTTCGCCCCGTCGTACGGGCGGCTGAAGGCGTCGGTGGAGGCGGGTCGCCTCGGTGACGTGTTCGCGGTGCTGGGCACGAACAACGGGAAGATCCCGTACGCCCAGCGGCAGTGGTTCACCGACGCCAAGCTGGCCGGTGGGGGAGCGCTGGTGGACCACACCGTGCACTGCGCCGACCTGATCGACGGCCTGACCGGTGGGGTCGAGGCGGCGCGGGTCCACGCGGTGGCGAACCGGGTGCTGCACCAGGACAAGGGCGTCGACGTCGAGACCGGCGGCCTGGTCACGATCACGTACGAGAACGGGCTGCTGGCAACCATCGACTGCTCCTGGAGCGTCCCCGACAACGGCCCGACCTGGGGCGGCGTCACCCTCCAGGTCACCGGCACCAACGGCTCGGTCGAGATCGCACCCTTCCAGCAACA encodes the following:
- a CDS encoding transcriptional regulator yields the protein MQWHRGTEDEPVSIGVVGPRDMVQQILLMEEAAGARNWRLVGAAHDRERQAYDQVQKVAGSVDVILFTGPLQYDLAREAGELTVPSTFVPVSGASLYSSIIRGLMAGTLDPSRVSIDSISAAEVEVAYADIGVSTERVHTLEYRDTGSVDEFVEFHRKLSEEGLTSTALTTVKSVAQRLSEVDVPALRLIPPANTIRIALNTAALLGAGSIRGDSQIVMVVVQVAPSSRPVSSGPQGYRYLELILGLHQLLLAELGELGVAIAQRDADTFVITATRGSLAQLTDRLQSPRFVDRVRAETGIITDLGVGVGETPRAAEEHAYAALARSRASTDAPAYLVRPDGSATALSGPPDQPASSEPPTSWSKAAETLARIVEVLSLKPGEPVVVDAEAVADGLGVTPRSARRMLVTLVDAGLAWPMPSVQSSRGGRPRQQFRLVLE
- a CDS encoding carbohydrate ABC transporter permease; translation: MAELSPKLSSARSSRRADQARLGSNRVAHVVLILGSLVMMFPFLWQLKMAFSSQAEIQAIPPKLLPGELRWSNFTEVFERLPFLDQFWVSVAVTAGRTIGQLVLCSMAGYAFARMSFRFKGVMLALILSILMVPSQVYLIPQYQIVQQLGWLDSIQGIVAPGIFSAFGTFLMMQFFKSIPAELEEAARLDGCNPWQTFWKVVLPVAKPGLISLAIITVLASWADLLWPLVVTSSPEQMPLAVGLATLSGYQGSISPGVLMAAALMAMAPVLILFVVLQRRVVEGIAFSGLK
- a CDS encoding ABC transporter substrate-binding protein; protein product: MRIPSVVAGLVLAATALTACGGGTDQAGDTKVPDDPSQVKGDITYAIWDVNQQPAMQEIVKAFNAKYPNVKVSISLATFDQYFTKLKTQGTSDNLPDVFWMNGPNFQLFAANDQLAKLDGLTEAKQLDPANYPKALNDLYTLDGTQYGVPKDYDTVALWYNKKLFADAKVQPPTADWTWDDYKAAAAKLKAALGPKGIFATGDTLGNQADYYPAMLSNGGYVIKDGKSGYGDPKSVEALQFWSDMVKNGYTPTAAQNAETKSQDRFFDGKAAMMWNGNWVVSAAIKSQHKDDFTVVPLPKAPGGERKTVIHGIANVMSAKTKNPEASAAFLAFLGGKDAALIQAKAGAANPAFTGTQGDFVNSVPGYNLKTYIEAAEQYAEPYPVSKDTAVWNKLETDQIAAAFGGDKPMSEIGPEVAKQMDEALGKEK
- a CDS encoding transglutaminase-like domain-containing protein; this encodes MDHTRQTAYSDPGRYAGLLDAVPTDIAGLTDVVRNLLIHYRGGEVEFTPDRLEEVNHRWVDEILACDQQRNAVPLTTPREPVDRVAGCCRDFTLLAVAMLRHQGIPARSRIGFASYFTPGFHHDHVIVEYFDRGRWNQVDPQIGPAEHWGFDVHDIPAGRFRSAAEVWLAFRAGEIDGDLYGVAPDLPIRGGWFIRDYVFLQLAHLRGDELLLWDGFGAMADDLSMDLGPTDELAALLVAADAGDRSADTKLADLYRIDPDLHPGRLIEVRSPTGTPPYRIDLGTRRKLPGLSD
- a CDS encoding MerR family transcriptional regulator, with protein sequence MAQVVELTISEFGRRAGLSHKALRLYDVSGLLAPARVDPVSGYRRYDESQLERARRISVLRQLDMPLSTIAEVLAGSDEEALIRLDRWWAAEEATSASRRATLEYLRDRLIRAGSPGLPPRPVRLREVPETKIAAIRADTDQQSLMGVIVTSTMEIRAHLEAAGAELPGGSWVIYHGSVTPESEATVEVCVPFTGLVDPAGPITIRVEPAHTEAYCTITKDECAYPRIMLAYDLLQDEVRRAAWPETGSVREIYHRHFRELAGSDPAVDIAQPIRADSARPNRGTA
- the glgX gene encoding glycogen debranching protein GlgX; amino-acid sequence: MTEAQAAPNALGPSPGPDPRLGAVVQSDGTTFTVWAPAAERVELTLIDADGGQRNLDLAHTGEYWTGFVAGVGHGQRYGYRVHGPFDPAQGLRFSPAKLLLDPYARAVDGELDHGSPLIYDSSDGDSAGHVPVGVVVADSPPPPPISRPVTWSETVVYELHTKGFTKLHPDVPEHQRGTYAGLAHPSVIRYLTDLGVTSVELLPIHHFLTEPSIAARGLPNYWGYNSLNYFSPHAPFSSAGSAGEQVAEFKAMVAAFHAAGIEVILDVVYNHTAESGTDGPTLSFRGLDNRAYYRLAHGGAMYDVTGTGNSVNTAHPQVRRLVMDSLRYWVEEMGVDGFRFDLAVTLIRNERHEVDTLDHPFLAEVAADPVLGRVKLISEPWDVGPYGYQVGNFGTPWSEWNGKFRDSVRDVWRNSSDGVKDLAYRLSGSSDLYGDDGRYPYASINFVTAHDGFTLRDLVSYDHKHNEANHEDNRDGTDDNRSWNCGVEGETDDRAVIALRKRQMANLMSTLVLSTGVPMITAGDECGRTQYGNNNAYCQDSELSWFDWSLPAQWADHLALTKKLLALRAAHPTLRQWHYFSGQPVVPGGRKDLSWIAPHGGEMTDADWFDGSLRTLGMFLAGDALRGTDVEGNVLVDHSFLLALNATPEARQVVVPDASWAPAYEVVLDTSESGVTEVEAGAVVPLAPRCLVLLRAL
- a CDS encoding carbohydrate ABC transporter permease, with amino-acid sequence MSSATDVTRSSGRTTRPDGGRRAPVRRRPAGDGGWPWLFVLPTFLGVVVFYLWPLVKTLYTSFTDTGPFGGSTWAGAANYSALVTDGEVYRAIVNTVVYTAIVLLGIPLATLFASLLNRPNLRFAMVYRTLFFLPYVAMPTAISLVWRLIYNGDYGVLNQVLGVVGVDGPSWITQEWFALIAVALLGLWMSIGFNMIVLSAGLKGIPGELYEAASLDGASSAQQFRQITVPLLSPSIFFLSVITTIAGFQLFDQLFALLGPTNPVMPKTQSLVFLFYDAAFVGNDRGYAAAVAILILAVVGVLTLFQFRFQRRWVNYG